One Malania oleifera isolate guangnan ecotype guangnan chromosome 9, ASM2987363v1, whole genome shotgun sequence DNA segment encodes these proteins:
- the LOC131164129 gene encoding large ribosomal subunit protein eL24-like, with protein MVLKTELCRFSGAKIYPGKGIRFVRSDSQVFLFANSKCKRYFHNRLKPSKLTWTAMYRKQHKKDIAAEAVKRRRRTTKKPYSRSIVGAALEVIQKRRTEKPEVRDAAREAALREIKERIKKTKDEKKAKKAEVMAKTQKSQPKGHMSKGAAPKGPKLGGGGGKR; from the exons ATGGTTCTCAA GACTGAACTTTGCCGCTTTAGTGGTGCCAAGATATACCCTGGGAAGGGTATCAGATTTGTTCGCTCAGATTCGCAG GTTTTCCTGTTTGCCAATTCAAAATGCAAGAGGTACTTCCACAACCGCCTCAAGCCATCAAAGCTGACTTGGACAGCAATGTACAGGAAGCAACATAAGAAG GACATTGCTGCAGAAGCAGTGAAGAGGAGGCGCAGGACCACTAAGAAGCCTTACTCAAGGTCTATAGTTGGTGCCGCATTGGAAGTTATACAGAAGAGAAGAACTGAGAAGCCAGAGGTCCGGGATGCTGCACGTGAGGCTGCTCTCCG TGAAATTAAGGAGAGGATCAAGAAAACCAAGGATGAAAAGAAGGCGAAGAAAGCAGAGGTTATGGCAAAGACGCAGAAGTCTCAACCCAAGGGTCACATGTCCAAAGGTGCTGCACCCAAGGGCCCAAAGCTTGGAGGTGGTGGTGGGAAGCGATGA